The following proteins are encoded in a genomic region of Hippocampus zosterae strain Florida chromosome 2, ASM2543408v3, whole genome shotgun sequence:
- the cbx5 gene encoding chromobox protein homolog 5 isoform X2 has protein sequence MGKNSREDDSSSSDEEEYVVEKVLDRRVTKGRVEFFLKWKGYSDKHNTWEPEKNLDCPELISEFMKTYKKSGSSTPSCGASKPSTAPSGRVKDSGSSKKRSSDDDDDDEGASKPKKKKEEEILVARGFEKGLEPEKIIGATDSCGDLMFLMKWRNLSRRTCPPCCYMH, from the exons ATGGGCAAAAACTCTCGGGAAGACGACTCATCATCATCGGATGAAGAAGAATATGTCGTGGAGAAGGTGCTGGACCGGAGGGTGACGAAAGGAAGGGTCGAGTTTTTTCTAAAGTGGAAAGGCTATTCAGA TAAGCACAACACATGGGAACCAGAGAAGAACCTGGACTGCCCAGAGCTCATTTCAGAGTTTATGAAGACTTACAAAAAAAGTGGGAGCTCTACTCCAAGTTGTGGAGCCAGCAAGCCCAGCACAGCCCCTTCAGGACGTGTGAAAGACTCGGGTAGCTCAAAGAAGAGGAGCTcggacgacgatgatgacgatgagggGGCAAGCAaacctaaaaagaaaaaggag GAAGAAATCCTCGTGGCCCGTGGCTTTGAGAAGGGCCTTGAACCAGAGAAAATCATCGGAGCAACAGACTCGTGTGGTGATTTGATGTTCCTAATGAAGTG gagaaacttgtctcggaGGACATGCCCTCCTTGCTGCTACATGCATTGA
- the cbx5 gene encoding chromobox protein homolog 5 isoform X1 has protein sequence MGKNSREDDSSSSDEEEYVVEKVLDRRVTKGRVEFFLKWKGYSDKHNTWEPEKNLDCPELISEFMKTYKKSGSSTPSCGASKPSTAPSGRVKDSGSSKKRSSDDDDDDEGASKPKKKKEEEILVARGFEKGLEPEKIIGATDSCGDLMFLMKWKDSDEADLVLAKDANLKCPQIVIAFYEERLTWHEDGDKKEKDAVSA, from the exons ATGGGCAAAAACTCTCGGGAAGACGACTCATCATCATCGGATGAAGAAGAATATGTCGTGGAGAAGGTGCTGGACCGGAGGGTGACGAAAGGAAGGGTCGAGTTTTTTCTAAAGTGGAAAGGCTATTCAGA TAAGCACAACACATGGGAACCAGAGAAGAACCTGGACTGCCCAGAGCTCATTTCAGAGTTTATGAAGACTTACAAAAAAAGTGGGAGCTCTACTCCAAGTTGTGGAGCCAGCAAGCCCAGCACAGCCCCTTCAGGACGTGTGAAAGACTCGGGTAGCTCAAAGAAGAGGAGCTcggacgacgatgatgacgatgagggGGCAAGCAaacctaaaaagaaaaaggag GAAGAAATCCTCGTGGCCCGTGGCTTTGAGAAGGGCCTTGAACCAGAGAAAATCATCGGAGCAACAGACTCGTGTGGTGATTTGATGTTCCTAATGAAGTG GAAAGATTCTGATGAGGCCGATCTTGTGTTGGCAAAGGACGCCAATCTCAAGTGCCCGCAGATCGTCATCGCCTTTTATGAGGAACGCCTCACCTGGCACGAAGATGGCGataagaaggagaaggacgcgGTCAGTGCATGA